GTCCCGGTCACCATGGCCGACTGGCGCCCCGGCGACCAGCGCGTCTACGTCTCGGACACGGGGAAGCTGGAGCGCGTCCTCGGCTGGCGCCCGGAGACCTCCTGGAAGGCCGGCCTCGAAAAGCTCGTCGCCTGGCTGGACGAAGCCAAGCTCGACTCCGCCCTCGCCGAGGTGGAGGACGAGGCCGCGCTGGTGAAGGCGGGGGGGTGAGGGGCGGGCGCATCGCCGGGGGATGAATCCCCCGGCTAGAACGACGGGAAGGCGGCTGAAGCCGGCTCGCCAGGCGGCAGGCAGGTCGGCGGGAGCAAGGTATTGGCGCAACCCGGGGCACGGGCAGCCACGTGGGGCTGCCCCTACGGATTGCGGTGCGAATCGCGAGGGGCGGGGCGGGGGCGAGGGTGGGCAGACACGCAGGTCTGCCCCTACGGGATTGATGCGGGGCAGCGGAGGGCACGGGCGCGATGAATCGCGCCCCTACGCGGCGCCATGATGCGCCGACAATTCCCGCCCCCTCTCTCGATAACGGCGAGGGCGGAGCCCTCTCCTGTTATCGGGAGAGGGGGCAGCGAGGAACGAGCGGGGGTGAGGGCAACCAGATGATCGATACAGTAGCGACCTCCACCATGCGCGCGGCGCGGCTGGCGGGGCCGGGGCAGATCGTGATGGAAGAGACCGCGATCCCGGAGCCGGGCGCGGGCGAGGTGCGCATTCGCCTGGAAGGGTGCGGGGTGTGCGCCTCCAACCTCACCCCCTGGGCCGGCGCCGAGTGGATGCAGTACCCGCTCGAGCCCGGCGCCATGGGCCACGAAGGGTGGGGCGTCGTCGATGCGCTCGGCGACGAGGTCGAGGGCGTGCGGGTGGGCGACCGCGTGGCCGCGCTCTCGTACAAGTCGTACGCGGAGTACGACGTGGCCGCGGCCGACGCCATCGTCCCGCTCCCGCCGGTGCTCGACGGCAAGCCCTTCCCGGGCGAGCCGCTGGGGTGCGCGATGAACATCTTCCGCCGCAGCGGCATCAGCGCGGGGCAGACGGTGGCCATCGTCGGGATCGGCTTCCTGGGCGCGCTCCTCACACGCCTGGCGGCGGACGCGGGTGCGCGTGTGATCGCAATCTCGCGCCGCCCCTTTTCGCTCGATGTGGCGAAGGAGATGGGTGCGCACGAGCTGATCCCCATGGACGACCACTGGCGGATCATCGAGCGGGTGAAGGAGCTGACCGGTGGCACATTCGCCGACCGCGTCATCGAGGCAGTGGGCAAGCAGTGGCCGCTGGATCTGGCCGCCGAGATCACGAAGGAG
The sequence above is a segment of the Longimicrobium sp. genome. Coding sequences within it:
- a CDS encoding zinc-binding dehydrogenase produces the protein MIDTVATSTMRAARLAGPGQIVMEETAIPEPGAGEVRIRLEGCGVCASNLTPWAGAEWMQYPLEPGAMGHEGWGVVDALGDEVEGVRVGDRVAALSYKSYAEYDVAAADAIVPLPPVLDGKPFPGEPLGCAMNIFRRSGISAGQTVAIVGIGFLGALLTRLAADAGARVIAISRRPFSLDVAKEMGAHELIPMDDHWRIIERVKELTGGTFADRVIEAVGKQWPLDLAAEITKERGRLVVAGYHQDGPRQVNMQLWNWRGLDVINAHERDPQVYLDGIRAAVDAVASGRLDPSSLYTHSYALDELGRALDDTRDRPDGFLKALVTM